In Pleurocapsa sp. PCC 7319, the following are encoded in one genomic region:
- the rimO gene encoding 30S ribosomal protein S12 methylthiotransferase RimO: MANKPTIAISHLGCEKNRIDSEHMLGLLAQAGYQIDSNEELADYVIVNTCSFIQEAREESVRTLVELAEADKKIVITGCMAQHFKGELLEELPEAVALVGSGDYHKIVNVIERTETGERVQEITAEPVYIADETVPRYRTTTEGVAYLRVAEGCNYRCAFCIIPHLRGNQRSRSIESIVAEANLLASQGVQEIILISQITTNYGMDLYGKPMLAELLIELGKVDIPWIRIHYAYPTGLTTEVISAIKNTPNVLPYLDLPLQHSHPEILRAMNRPWQGRVNDAIIERIKQELPEAVLRTTFIVGFPGETDAHFQHLVEFVERHQFNHVGVFTFSPEEETPAYSMNNQVAPEISAYRRDFLMQVQQPIAAAKNQAYVGRQLEVLIEQEHPGTGQLIGRAKQFAPEVDGLVYVRGEASLGSIISVNITAADVYDLYGEAAPVAAYATV; this comes from the coding sequence ATGGCAAACAAGCCAACTATAGCCATATCCCACTTGGGATGTGAAAAAAACCGTATAGATTCAGAACATATGCTGGGCTTACTGGCTCAAGCAGGTTACCAAATAGATTCCAATGAAGAACTGGCAGATTATGTAATCGTTAACACTTGCAGCTTTATTCAAGAGGCAAGAGAAGAATCAGTTCGTACTTTGGTTGAGTTAGCTGAAGCCGATAAAAAAATTGTGATTACTGGCTGTATGGCGCAGCACTTTAAGGGAGAGCTGTTAGAAGAGTTGCCCGAGGCTGTTGCCCTAGTTGGTAGTGGTGACTATCATAAAATTGTCAACGTCATTGAGCGCACCGAAACAGGTGAAAGAGTTCAAGAAATTACCGCAGAACCAGTTTACATTGCCGATGAAACAGTTCCTCGCTATCGAACTACCACAGAGGGTGTGGCTTATCTTAGAGTAGCCGAAGGCTGCAACTATCGCTGTGCTTTTTGTATTATTCCCCATCTCAGAGGCAACCAAAGATCCCGCTCTATCGAGTCAATAGTCGCCGAAGCCAACTTGTTAGCATCCCAGGGAGTGCAAGAAATAATTCTCATCTCCCAAATCACAACTAACTACGGCATGGATTTATATGGCAAACCCATGCTGGCAGAACTTTTAATTGAGCTGGGTAAGGTTGATATTCCTTGGATTAGGATACACTACGCCTATCCTACAGGATTAACAACAGAAGTTATTTCTGCCATCAAAAACACTCCTAACGTACTTCCCTATCTCGATTTACCGTTGCAACATTCTCATCCCGAAATTTTGCGAGCAATGAATCGTCCTTGGCAAGGAAGGGTTAACGATGCCATCATTGAACGGATCAAACAGGAACTACCAGAGGCAGTTTTGCGTACCACATTTATAGTGGGTTTTCCTGGGGAAACAGATGCCCATTTTCAGCATCTAGTAGAGTTTGTAGAGCGACACCAATTCAATCATGTAGGTGTATTTACTTTTTCTCCTGAAGAGGAAACACCAGCATACAGTATGAATAACCAAGTTGCTCCTGAGATTAGTGCTTACCGTAGAGATTTTCTTATGCAGGTGCAGCAACCAATCGCAGCAGCTAAAAATCAAGCATATGTTGGCAGACAGCTAGAAGTTTTAATTGAACAAGAGCATCCTGGGACTGGTCAACTGATTGGTCGAGCCAAACAATTTGCCCCAGAAGTCGACGGACTCGTATACGTTCGCGGAGAAGCTTCTTTGGGTTCAATAATCTCTGTAAATATCACTGCCGCGGATGTTTATGACCTTTATGGGGAAGCTGCTCCCGTGGCAGCTTATGCAACAGTCTAG
- the btpA gene encoding photosystem I biogenesis protein BtpA: protein MELKQIFKANNPVIGVVHLSPLPTSPRWKGKLQEVIARAEQEATALSAGGVDGIIIENFFDAPFSKECVDPAVVSAMTLIVDRLKGMVMLPMGINVLRNDARSAMAIASCTDIQFIRVNVLTGVMATDQGIIEGKAHELLRYRRELGSEVAILADVLVKHARPLGTPNLTTAVQDTIQRGLADGVILSGWATGSPPTQEDLELASAAAADTPVFIGSGANWENIPQLMQAADGVIVSSSLKRYGKISETIDPIRVSQFVEAAKSTVKQENKVKSNTSIKQFN, encoded by the coding sequence GTGGAATTAAAACAAATTTTTAAAGCAAATAATCCGGTAATTGGTGTGGTTCATTTATCTCCTTTGCCTACTTCTCCTCGTTGGAAAGGTAAGCTTCAAGAGGTGATTGCTAGAGCCGAACAAGAAGCAACTGCACTTTCAGCAGGTGGAGTTGACGGCATTATTATTGAAAACTTTTTTGATGCTCCTTTTTCTAAAGAGTGTGTCGATCCAGCGGTGGTCAGTGCCATGACCCTGATCGTCGATCGCTTAAAAGGTATGGTCATGCTGCCGATGGGGATCAATGTTTTGCGTAACGATGCCCGAAGTGCTATGGCGATCGCTAGCTGTACCGACATTCAGTTTATTCGTGTAAATGTCTTAACGGGAGTTATGGCAACAGACCAGGGCATAATTGAAGGAAAAGCCCACGAATTACTCAGATACCGTCGGGAATTAGGGTCAGAAGTCGCTATTTTGGCAGATGTCTTAGTCAAACATGCCCGTCCTTTGGGTACACCTAATTTAACTACTGCTGTGCAGGACACTATTCAACGGGGATTAGCAGATGGAGTAATTCTCTCGGGATGGGCAACGGGTAGTCCTCCTACCCAAGAAGATTTGGAATTGGCATCTGCCGCCGCTGCTGATACTCCTGTATTTATTGGTAGTGGGGCTAATTGGGAGAATATCCCCCAACTGATGCAAGCAGCAGATGGCGTAATTGTTTCTAGCTCTCTCAAACGCTATGGCAAAATCAGTGAAACTATTGATCCCATTCGAGTGTCTCAATTTGTGGAAGCCGCAAAATCAACTGTGAAACAGGAAAATAAAGTAAAGTCAAATACCTCGATTAAACAATTCAATTAG
- a CDS encoding vitamin K epoxide reductase family protein, with the protein MRRRRSLPWIYRWSRPIIGAIAIAGAILTAYLTITKLTGGGPACSADAAAGCGGVLDSAYATVFGLPLSLFGCMAYISMAVFALVPLAIGADGKKDLKKQLENLTWWLLLAGSIAMTVFSGYLMYVLATELKAVCPYCIGSALFSLSLLVLTITGRDWEDLGQILFTGVIVALLTIVVTLGIYSNVNSSIAQANGSQEEVVDADGLIAIPEPVGDPKPPIGWEINTTSEEAEIALAKHLTATGAKKYGAFWCPHCYEQKQLFGKDAFSEINYIECDNQGKNPQRDVCMAAGIQSFPTWEIDGQFYPGTKTLAELAELSKYQGDKNFKYKL; encoded by the coding sequence ATGCGCCGCCGACGTTCTTTACCCTGGATTTACCGCTGGTCACGACCGATAATTGGAGCAATAGCAATTGCGGGAGCAATTCTGACTGCATATTTAACTATCACCAAATTAACTGGAGGCGGTCCCGCTTGCTCTGCTGATGCTGCTGCTGGCTGTGGTGGAGTATTAGATAGTGCTTATGCCACAGTTTTTGGTTTGCCCTTAAGCTTATTTGGTTGTATGGCCTATATCAGTATGGCGGTTTTTGCCCTGGTTCCCCTGGCAATTGGTGCTGATGGCAAAAAGGATCTGAAAAAACAGCTCGAAAACCTTACTTGGTGGCTTTTGCTGGCTGGCAGTATTGCCATGACAGTCTTTAGCGGCTATTTGATGTATGTCTTAGCTACAGAACTTAAGGCAGTATGTCCCTACTGTATTGGCTCAGCATTATTTTCTCTCAGCTTATTGGTACTGACGATTACTGGTAGAGATTGGGAAGATTTAGGACAAATATTGTTTACCGGAGTTATCGTAGCGCTGCTTACCATAGTAGTGACTTTAGGTATTTACTCTAACGTCAATTCTTCGATTGCCCAAGCTAATGGATCCCAGGAAGAAGTAGTGGATGCCGATGGTTTAATTGCTATTCCAGAACCAGTAGGAGATCCGAAACCGCCTATCGGCTGGGAAATTAACACTACATCTGAAGAAGCAGAGATCGCTTTGGCAAAACATTTAACTGCCACTGGAGCGAAAAAATATGGTGCGTTTTGGTGTCCTCACTGCTATGAACAGAAGCAGTTGTTTGGGAAAGATGCATTTAGTGAAATTAATTATATTGAATGCGACAATCAGGGCAAAAATCCTCAAAGAGATGTTTGTATGGCAGCAGGAATCCAATCTTTCCCTACTTGGGAAATTGATGGTCAGTTTTACCCAGGAACAAAAACTCTAGCCGAATTAGCTGAATTATCTAAATATCAGGGCGACAAAAATTTTAAATATAAATTGTAG
- a CDS encoding Uma2 family endonuclease, which translates to MEAISVPKGFKVTPEQFDWLADVEQIARMELTQDGELIVMSPTGGEAGRKNFNLYLDLGNWNRQTKLGEAFDSSTIFVLPNGARRSPDVSWIELNRWNNLTLKEKQGFPPLAPDFVIELVSPSDLKNQRYEDLQTKMQEYLDNGIRLGWLIEPSAKTVEIYRLNQQVEILNNPQTLSGEKVLPGFILNLSEIF; encoded by the coding sequence ATGGAAGCAATTTCCGTACCCAAGGGATTCAAAGTAACTCCAGAACAATTCGATTGGCTAGCTGATGTCGAACAAATAGCAAGAATGGAGTTGACTCAAGATGGAGAATTGATTGTCATGAGTCCTACTGGTGGTGAAGCAGGGAGAAAGAACTTTAATTTATATTTGGATTTGGGTAATTGGAATCGTCAAACAAAACTTGGTGAGGCGTTTGATTCTTCAACTATTTTTGTCTTGCCTAATGGTGCCAGAAGAAGTCCAGACGTTAGCTGGATTGAATTAAATAGATGGAACAATCTTACTTTGAAAGAAAAACAAGGTTTTCCTCCTCTTGCTCCCGACTTTGTAATTGAACTGGTAAGTCCAAGCGATTTAAAAAATCAACGATATGAAGATTTACAGACGAAAATGCAGGAGTATTTAGATAACGGTATAAGACTTGGCTGGTTAATCGAACCATCAGCAAAAACAGTAGAAATATATCGTCTTAACCAACAGGTAGAAATTTTAAACAATCCTCAGACTTTATCAGGAGAAAAGGTATTACCTGGGTTTATTTTAAATTTAAGTGAGATTTTTTAG
- a CDS encoding LAGLIDADG family homing endonuclease, translating to MLRRCLSGSTMVIDTETGQLVTLKEIASNPEHWLDKQIFTLNQTNQKIESQLIEAIYPNGVKDVWEITTRTNRKIKATKDHLFYTLLGWQKLEDFTTGDRIGLAKNLPISHFSNVSPAKIKLIAYLIGDGHLSTKSPSNSYFCNSDLQLIKDFSQCCNKLFGSFAPIDSQTHTNQKTVHYVRIGFLSKFNQWVDSNVKRAHSRDKEIPQWVFSLSKQQLQLFLGTLWSTDGSFDNKTGHTAYNSTSKVLVEQIQHLLLRLGIVALFNVKKITYNNKPYISYRAQVTGREEVSKFCELIKPYLSNIKSQQATACYQVVEHKLKCNSKHTVPSDVIHLIRDEKYSSGMTWKEIDMAVGLAKGTMSSGLNFKQPNQSLARHRVQNFAKAFNSQRLDSIANSEVFWDEIVSIEYVGQEEVFDLTIPEHHNFIANDFITHNCMGKKKLAEMEKHREKFIDGSAKNGVRKELANELFDQMVLFAEYCLSYDTEIYTVEYGALPIGKIVESRIKCTVLTVDKNGLVYSQPIVQWHDRGIQEVFEYTLDNGATIRATKDHKFMTVEGQMLPIDEIFELGLELKEIQQFDWSRRGNPADPLVQSAEALKG from the coding sequence TTGCTCCGTAGGTGTTTATCTGGCTCGACAATGGTAATTGATACTGAGACAGGACAATTAGTAACTTTAAAAGAAATAGCAAGCAACCCTGAACATTGGCTCGACAAACAGATATTTACTCTTAATCAAACAAATCAGAAGATTGAGTCACAATTAATAGAGGCAATTTATCCCAATGGTGTTAAAGATGTTTGGGAAATAACTACCAGAACAAATCGTAAAATCAAAGCTACTAAAGATCATCTTTTCTATACTTTATTAGGTTGGCAAAAATTAGAAGATTTCACGACGGGCGATCGCATTGGATTGGCTAAAAACTTGCCCATAAGTCATTTTAGTAATGTTTCCCCAGCAAAAATTAAATTAATCGCCTATTTAATCGGTGATGGACATTTATCTACTAAATCTCCCTCCAATAGTTATTTTTGTAATAGCGATCTACAGCTAATTAAAGATTTCAGTCAATGTTGTAATAAACTATTCGGTTCTTTTGCACCAATAGATTCTCAGACACATACTAATCAAAAAACAGTTCATTATGTTCGAATTGGTTTCTTAAGTAAGTTTAATCAATGGGTGGATAGTAATGTTAAACGCGCTCATTCAAGGGACAAAGAAATTCCTCAATGGGTATTTAGCTTATCAAAACAGCAATTGCAGCTATTTTTAGGTACTTTATGGTCAACTGATGGTAGTTTCGACAATAAAACAGGACACACTGCTTATAATTCTACTTCTAAAGTTTTAGTGGAACAAATACAGCATCTTTTATTACGTTTGGGAATTGTAGCTTTATTTAACGTCAAGAAAATTACCTATAACAACAAGCCTTATATTTCTTACCGTGCTCAAGTAACGGGAAGAGAAGAAGTTAGTAAGTTCTGTGAACTTATTAAACCTTATCTGAGTAATATTAAATCTCAGCAAGCAACAGCTTGTTACCAAGTAGTAGAACATAAACTTAAGTGCAATTCTAAGCATACAGTTCCTAGCGATGTCATTCATTTAATCCGGGACGAAAAATATTCGAGCGGTATGACTTGGAAAGAGATAGATATGGCTGTAGGTTTAGCAAAGGGAACGATGTCATCTGGCTTAAACTTCAAACAACCAAATCAAAGTTTAGCACGACATCGAGTACAAAACTTTGCTAAAGCTTTCAATAGCCAACGGTTAGATAGTATTGCCAACTCAGAAGTATTTTGGGATGAAATAGTTAGTATTGAATATGTGGGTCAAGAAGAAGTATTCGATTTAACTATTCCCGAACATCATAACTTTATTGCTAATGACTTTATTACCCACAACTGCATGGGAAAAAAGAAATTAGCGGAGATGGAAAAGCATCGAGAAAAGTTTATTGATGGTTCGGCTAAAAATGGAGTCAGAAAAGAATTAGCAAATGAACTATTCGATCAAATGGTATTGTTTGCCGAGTATTGTCTTAGTTATGACACGGAAATATATACCGTTGAATATGGAGCATTACCGATTGGCAAAATAGTTGAGTCCAGAATTAAATGTACAGTTTTGACCGTAGATAAAAACGGTTTGGTTTACTCGCAACCGATAGTCCAATGGCACGACCGCGGCATACAAGAAGTTTTTGAATATACTCTAGATAATGGTGCAACTATTCGCGCCACTAAAGATCATAAATTCATGACTGTTGAAGGACAAATGTTACCAATCGATGAAATATTTGAACTAGGTCTAGAACTAAAGGAAATTCAACAATTTGATTGGTCCCGTCGGGGAAACCCCGCCGACCCTCTAGTTCAATCTGCTGAAGCATTAAAAGGGTAA
- a CDS encoding DUF4359 domain-containing protein produces the protein MTRLRIISVGGMITLGLGAIAFFTNPGQEGYQKYADATLKTKLKDKVCSQVREEVNPWLEGQCHILINTASPYLAQVVNQQTQRQNFLLFSIYQADIPLPSPLPSYHLETLGILGNYYTYQAKKL, from the coding sequence ATGACAAGGTTGAGAATTATAAGTGTTGGTGGAATGATTACTCTGGGGTTAGGTGCGATCGCTTTTTTTACCAACCCAGGGCAAGAAGGTTATCAAAAGTATGCAGACGCTACTCTCAAAACCAAACTCAAGGACAAGGTTTGCTCACAGGTTAGGGAAGAAGTTAACCCCTGGCTAGAAGGTCAGTGTCATATTCTAATTAATACTGCTAGTCCTTATTTAGCTCAAGTTGTCAATCAACAAACACAACGACAAAACTTCTTGTTATTTAGTATTTATCAAGCAGATATACCTCTGCCTTCGCCTCTACCAAGTTATCATTTGGAAACTCTTGGGATACTAGGTAATTATTATACCTACCAAGCCAAAAAACTTTGA
- a CDS encoding phosphomannose isomerase type II C-terminal cupin domain, which produces MSEANEAKNILSKSKQEATRNPPYGKVKSLDKGERYCINRIEIKPGEHMSTQMHYHRSEHWIVVSGTAKVICNGKETLVMQNQSTYVPMNTAHRVENPGVIPLVMIEVQNGEYLGDDDIIRFDD; this is translated from the coding sequence ATGAGTGAAGCAAACGAAGCCAAAAATATTCTATCTAAATCTAAACAGGAAGCAACCCGCAATCCCCCTTACGGAAAAGTAAAATCTTTGGATAAAGGTGAAAGATATTGCATTAATCGCATCGAAATTAAACCAGGAGAACACATGAGCACCCAGATGCACTATCATCGCAGTGAGCATTGGATTGTTGTTTCTGGGACAGCCAAAGTAATTTGCAACGGTAAAGAAACTTTAGTCATGCAAAATCAGTCTACCTATGTACCAATGAACACTGCCCATCGAGTAGAGAACCCAGGGGTAATTCCTCTAGTGATGATTGAAGTACAAAATGGCGAATATCTAGGGGATGACGACATTATTCGTTTTGATGATTAA
- the cutA gene encoding divalent-cation tolerance protein CutA: MNSNNYGVVFVTFPSLKEGKEISQSLLDSKLAACINLFPVNSLYIWQGEVNDEQEYQLIIKTDLSKFNELTAQIKTLHSYEVPEIVALPICNGSASYLNWLGESLR, translated from the coding sequence CTCTAATAACTACGGTGTAGTTTTTGTAACTTTTCCTTCATTAAAAGAAGGAAAAGAAATTTCTCAAAGCTTACTTGATTCTAAACTAGCAGCTTGTATTAATTTGTTTCCAGTTAATTCTCTGTATATTTGGCAGGGAGAAGTAAATGATGAACAAGAATATCAATTAATCATTAAAACTGACTTGAGTAAGTTTAACGAGTTAACAGCCCAAATAAAAACACTTCATAGTTACGAAGTGCCAGAGATTGTTGCGCTTCCGATTTGTAATGGCTCAGCATCATATCTTAACTGGCTTGGTGAAAGTCTGAGGTAA